In Clarias gariepinus isolate MV-2021 ecotype Netherlands chromosome 1, CGAR_prim_01v2, whole genome shotgun sequence, one DNA window encodes the following:
- the LOC128523273 gene encoding phospholipid scramblase 1-like — MNPAGALDPQGMVMRPVGCPPGLEYLAQIDQLLIHQKVELAEVILGWESRNKYLVKNTIGQQVFYVAEDTNCCNRLCCGSIRPFDLHVQDNMGQEVIKFVRPLRCDSCLCPCFLQELEVQSPPGTPIGYVVQTWHPCLPKYTIQNENKQDVLRIVGPCCSWKCCTDVNFEVLSLDEGDSVGRISKQWTGIIQEAFSDADNFGIKFPMDLDVKMKAVLLGACFLIDFMFYEHKD; from the exons ATGAATCCAGCTG GTGCCTTGGATCCGCAGGGTATGGTGATGAGACCGGTCGGGTGTCCACCCGGGCTGGAGTACTTAGCCCAG ATTGACCAGCTCCTCATTCATCAGAAGGTGGAGCTGGCTGAAG TCATTTTAGGATGGGAGAGCAGGAACAAGTACCTGGTGAAGAACACGATCGGGCAGCAGGTCTTCTACGTGGCCGAGGACACCAACTGCTGTAACCGGTTGTGCTGCGGGTCAATTCGCCCGTTCGACCTCCACGTCCAGGACAACATGGGCCAGGAGGTGATCAAGTTCGTGCGACCTCTTCGCTGTGACAGCTGTTTGTGCCCCTGCTTTCTGCAAGAG TTGGAGGTGCAGTCTCCGCCGGGCACTCCTATTGGCTACGTGGTTCAGACGTGGCACCCCTGCCTGCCCAAGTACACTATTCAAAATGAGAACAAGCAGGACGTCCTGAGGATCGTGGGCCCCTGCTGCTCCTGGAAATGTTGTACTGATGTGAACTTTGAG GTTTTGTCCTTGGATGAAGGCGACTCCGTGGGCCGGATCAGCAAGCAGTGGACTGGCATCATCCAAGAGGCTTTCAGCGACGCTGACAATTTCGGGATCAAGTTCCCTATGGACCTGGATGTcaagatgaaggctgtgcttcTCGGAGCATGTTTTCTCATC GACTTTATGTTCTATGAGCATAAAGACTAA